One window of the Pedobacter ginsengisoli genome contains the following:
- a CDS encoding PIN domain-containing protein, giving the protein MIDPATALGIATFSANTLVSYFLKRGFDLAFPKDDDFKDHLRDAIDNTIEKYDEKYGQDSGKLMPFYHSVNVIDELLKFRVMHPEDYDPVQLTNVLENEPGIAPPTKKNIEDFYEIFLANIAADPELKKLEIKQTFDQEIFNISKKVDEVGRQIESMKLAMNGDLQLQWKNRLDSYTETLKAFKPATAIRLLEQLEESFSTSINKPNEHFIALLAYQKGICQQFLGEAEKSARNYLEAFRLAPQNRLYKEQAALAHFKLDNIGKSTEMASELIDQDEYSIMGWALKLLGSTDEEFKVLIDQVPTLVAKNDDFQKIVHNMLMNKDRIEILNVLYKENKLCSLSDFKEFEITIASYNLYIFWILNAVNRYYKNMYVDFREPAARDNELIVFLNERLKILIGVTKGTEIEKETLDFKFLLAFTNFMITREDKFALEMQKHYEDMPGKTFFNALQCANALQQTERYHEAIKIIEGRETTEPEMFMLLAHCYSRTNEDGPHIRAMKSFFSSIDELPDNYLTTYINAMIETAMRGFGSEFSVLEFTEKKSFINPIHKEIISLFADLLYGNISDEDANKLLEFGTNLDDSFTCSMIASGFFFAKRYPLAIKLFRKSGAHEDRGRALHHYIHALAANGKDDAEVLRLLKLWRTDVDFDQEFLLKELQMRSDLREWDEVISICEAYLKEIPKNEGVMNLYLIALNELSTEQSTNKLKEVATQLLDYGFTHPHHITNAGTILIKNGFSKLGFELLHKYAKNPSQIEIRTAYLQACLISSRMSSDIEPMEQFETVEEGAFVKYTRDGKVHFIEMTPTNCINNVFAKFLGRKSGDHFTVKRPMTNQEDTIRIERVMNKYLSLHDEIYEQVATDPFSGIPFAVISIDPNNPGSFFQTLQEMFGESGAKAKIMAQQELKKYYQYQISFTEVVLNPYDKKYLDAYANLVTGKGFATIPIRDFVNDDITEKELIIDFSSTLMLYQISSNHQVDYGRKFKISRYLHEHIKHLLQQMELEQPSEMSISIGGDKPVVNNTPENFKNNRISYTQGLLTWIDQNCNIELASNTLEVIRQNNLVIGENFVVDIIISTMLLGQQSNHVLISDDFFYLKHGFLNFNMMRSTELFIKNLLGKNHNCLNEFINNRYIGFSPNEHQLNEMYSKHLSGLPNNYAFCLENLSAKNSSLNLSSAIKHIKYITLNAVITEDQMQRDVTSVWVGTLRNINTSIRQNLEGRIRMEFALLGLKLDLVLHSLDSAYIILEMENKKSP; this is encoded by the coding sequence ATGATAGACCCAGCGACAGCGCTTGGCATAGCCACTTTCTCAGCGAATACCCTTGTCAGTTATTTCCTTAAGCGAGGATTTGATTTAGCGTTTCCAAAAGATGATGATTTTAAGGATCATCTAAGAGATGCTATAGATAATACAATTGAGAAATATGATGAAAAATATGGTCAGGATAGCGGTAAGCTGATGCCTTTTTATCATTCGGTGAATGTGATCGACGAATTATTAAAGTTTCGAGTAATGCACCCAGAGGACTATGATCCTGTTCAACTTACGAACGTATTAGAAAATGAACCTGGGATTGCTCCACCCACTAAAAAGAATATAGAAGATTTTTATGAAATCTTTCTTGCCAATATAGCTGCTGACCCAGAGCTAAAAAAGCTTGAAATCAAACAAACATTTGACCAGGAGATATTTAATATTTCAAAAAAGGTCGATGAAGTAGGCAGACAAATAGAAAGTATGAAATTGGCAATGAATGGTGATCTTCAGTTGCAATGGAAGAACAGACTTGATTCCTATACTGAAACTTTGAAAGCATTTAAACCAGCTACTGCTATTAGGCTACTTGAGCAGCTTGAAGAAAGTTTTTCCACCAGCATCAATAAACCAAACGAGCATTTCATAGCCTTGTTAGCATATCAAAAAGGAATATGTCAACAATTTTTAGGAGAGGCTGAAAAGTCTGCAAGAAATTATTTAGAAGCATTTCGTTTAGCACCTCAAAATAGGCTTTATAAAGAGCAGGCAGCCTTAGCTCATTTCAAACTTGACAATATTGGAAAATCTACTGAAATGGCTTCAGAGCTGATTGATCAGGATGAATATAGTATTATGGGATGGGCTTTAAAGCTTTTAGGTTCAACTGATGAAGAATTTAAAGTATTAATCGACCAAGTGCCTACGCTTGTTGCAAAAAACGATGATTTTCAAAAAATCGTTCACAACATGTTAATGAATAAGGATAGGATTGAAATACTCAATGTACTTTATAAGGAAAATAAATTATGTTCCCTTTCTGATTTTAAAGAATTTGAAATAACGATAGCGAGTTATAACCTATACATATTCTGGATTCTCAATGCTGTAAATCGATATTACAAAAATATGTATGTAGACTTCAGAGAACCTGCAGCACGGGATAATGAACTTATCGTATTCCTTAATGAAAGGCTTAAGATATTAATTGGTGTCACTAAAGGAACAGAAATTGAAAAGGAAACTTTGGATTTTAAGTTTCTACTAGCTTTTACCAATTTTATGATCACCAGAGAGGACAAGTTTGCCTTAGAGATGCAAAAGCATTACGAAGACATGCCTGGCAAAACATTTTTCAACGCTCTACAATGTGCCAATGCGCTCCAACAAACTGAAAGATATCATGAAGCTATAAAAATAATAGAGGGTCGCGAGACGACCGAACCTGAAATGTTTATGCTTCTTGCTCATTGTTATTCAAGAACAAATGAAGACGGTCCGCATATCCGTGCTATGAAAAGTTTCTTTTCGTCAATAGATGAATTACCTGACAATTATCTTACGACCTATATCAATGCAATGATTGAAACCGCTATGCGTGGATTTGGTTCTGAATTCTCAGTTTTAGAATTTACGGAAAAGAAGTCCTTTATTAATCCAATACATAAAGAAATCATTTCACTATTTGCTGACCTTCTTTATGGAAACATTAGTGATGAAGATGCGAATAAGTTATTGGAGTTTGGGACTAATTTGGATGACAGTTTTACTTGCTCTATGATAGCATCTGGTTTTTTCTTTGCAAAGAGATACCCTCTAGCTATTAAACTATTTAGAAAATCTGGAGCTCACGAAGACAGAGGAAGAGCACTTCATCATTACATACATGCACTTGCAGCGAATGGCAAGGATGATGCAGAAGTCCTTAGGTTACTAAAATTGTGGAGAACTGATGTTGATTTTGACCAAGAGTTCCTTTTGAAAGAATTACAGATGCGAAGTGATTTGAGGGAATGGGATGAAGTTATAAGCATTTGTGAAGCTTATTTAAAAGAGATTCCCAAAAATGAAGGTGTAATGAATCTTTACTTAATCGCATTAAATGAATTGAGTACAGAGCAAAGCACAAATAAGCTAAAAGAAGTAGCAACCCAACTTTTAGATTATGGTTTTACCCATCCCCACCATATCACGAATGCTGGAACAATCCTAATAAAAAATGGCTTTTCTAAATTAGGATTTGAACTATTACACAAGTATGCTAAGAATCCTTCACAAATTGAAATAAGGACTGCTTATTTACAAGCATGTTTAATTTCTTCTAGGATGAGTTCTGATATCGAGCCAATGGAACAATTTGAAACTGTTGAGGAAGGGGCTTTTGTAAAATATACACGCGATGGAAAAGTGCATTTCATAGAGATGACACCTACTAATTGCATAAACAATGTATTTGCAAAATTTTTAGGGCGTAAGTCTGGTGATCATTTTACAGTTAAAAGACCCATGACAAATCAGGAGGATACTATAAGAATAGAAAGGGTAATGAACAAATATCTATCTCTCCATGACGAAATTTACGAGCAAGTGGCTACTGATCCATTTTCGGGAATTCCTTTTGCCGTAATTAGTATCGACCCTAATAACCCAGGAAGCTTTTTCCAAACTTTGCAGGAAATGTTCGGCGAAAGTGGGGCAAAGGCAAAGATAATGGCACAGCAAGAGCTGAAAAAATATTATCAATACCAGATTTCGTTTACTGAGGTTGTGCTCAATCCCTACGATAAGAAATATTTAGACGCTTATGCAAATTTGGTAACAGGCAAAGGTTTTGCAACAATTCCCATTCGCGACTTTGTCAACGATGATATTACCGAAAAAGAGCTAATAATTGATTTCAGTTCAACATTGATGCTATATCAGATTTCAAGCAATCATCAGGTGGATTATGGAAGAAAATTCAAGATTTCCAGATATCTCCATGAACATATTAAGCATCTATTGCAACAAATGGAATTAGAGCAACCAAGTGAGATGTCCATATCAATAGGGGGAGATAAGCCAGTGGTTAATAATACGCCAGAAAACTTTAAGAATAATAGAATCAGTTACACCCAGGGGTTATTGACATGGATAGATCAGAATTGTAATATCGAACTTGCTAGCAACACTCTAGAAGTAATCAGGCAAAACAACCTTGTGATTGGAGAAAATTTTGTAGTCGACATTATTATTAGCACGATGTTATTGGGTCAACAATCCAATCACGTTTTAATTTCAGATGATTTCTTTTATCTCAAACATGGATTTTTAAATTTTAATATGATGAGGAGCACTGAGCTTTTCATCAAAAATCTCCTGGGCAAAAATCATAATTGCTTAAATGAGTTCATCAATAATAGATATATTGGTTTTTCTCCAAATGAGCATCAGCTGAATGAAATGTACTCAAAACATTTATCGGGACTACCAAACAATTATGCATTTTGCTTAGAAAATCTTTCTGCAAAAAACAGCAGTTTGAATTTATCATCTGCTATCAAACATATTAAGTACATCACTTTAAATGCCGTTATTACTGAAGATCAAATGCAAAGAGATGTTACCTCAGTTTGGGTAGGAACTTTAAGAAATATCAATACTTCGATTAGGCAGAATTTAGAAGGAAGAATTAGAATGGAATTTGCATTACTGGGTTTAAAACTCGACTTAGTTTTACATTCGCTTGATTCTGCTTATATTATTTTAGAAATGGAAAATAAAAAAAGCCCCTGA
- a CDS encoding histone H1, which translates to MEKFGKVKELIASIEADADKFYNKANSAAGTRVRKGMQDLKVLATEIRKEITDKKNTK; encoded by the coding sequence ATGGAAAAATTCGGAAAGGTTAAGGAGCTTATCGCTTCGATCGAGGCGGACGCCGACAAATTCTACAATAAGGCCAATAGTGCTGCTGGAACAAGGGTACGTAAAGGTATGCAGGACCTAAAAGTGCTGGCCACTGAAATTCGGAAAGAAATTACGGACAAGAAGAACACTAAATAA
- the traM gene encoding conjugative transposon protein TraM yields the protein MDKKSKKDRRKVLLFLPLLIVPLLVLVFYYYRKGKNNEPIKNGSEGINTRLPDASFSSDTPKTKADYYAKAERDQGKGENGIAVIAGQFGFEVDGSSGTSNGQEKAQQINAKLEALNREINRPEPDYVRPTTSVRPQSPSMKSDVDRLEALMKAMQENKAEDHEMAQLNGMMQNILDIQHPERITERQRFARSLSTDSQFRATPAILVDNQKAVQGATVKIRLQDSLRIGNMVIPKGHLIFGACRITNQRLLIDISNIRLGTSIIPVDLSVYSLDGMVGLVAPEAALTGAINDGTDNAVRSVGFGFDQSVGMQVAGAGIDAARQLISRKVKKVKVKLNSGTQILLRDNKQKNR from the coding sequence ATGGACAAAAAATCAAAAAAAGACAGACGAAAGGTACTGCTTTTCCTTCCGCTACTGATCGTACCGCTATTGGTACTGGTATTTTATTACTACCGAAAAGGAAAAAATAACGAACCGATAAAAAATGGCTCGGAAGGCATCAATACCCGATTGCCCGACGCATCCTTCTCATCGGACACGCCCAAGACCAAGGCGGACTATTATGCAAAGGCAGAACGTGACCAGGGTAAAGGGGAAAACGGGATTGCTGTTATCGCAGGCCAGTTCGGTTTTGAAGTCGATGGCAGCTCTGGCACGTCAAACGGTCAGGAAAAGGCCCAGCAGATCAATGCCAAACTTGAAGCATTGAACAGGGAAATCAACAGGCCCGAGCCCGACTATGTCAGACCAACAACATCGGTCAGACCGCAATCCCCATCGATGAAATCGGACGTTGACCGTTTGGAAGCCCTGATGAAGGCCATGCAGGAGAACAAGGCCGAAGACCACGAGATGGCGCAGCTCAACGGCATGATGCAGAACATATTGGACATCCAGCACCCCGAGCGCATCACAGAAAGGCAACGCTTTGCCCGCTCGCTTTCGACCGATAGCCAGTTCAGGGCAACACCTGCCATACTGGTTGACAACCAAAAAGCGGTGCAGGGTGCTACGGTCAAGATCAGGTTGCAGGACAGCCTGCGTATCGGTAATATGGTCATTCCGAAAGGGCATCTCATTTTTGGTGCCTGTAGGATTACCAACCAGCGCCTGCTCATCGATATCAGCAACATCAGGCTGGGTACTTCCATCATCCCAGTAGACCTTTCGGTGTACAGCTTGGACGGAATGGTCGGGCTTGTTGCGCCAGAGGCCGCCCTGACGGGCGCAATCAACGATGGAACCGACAATGCAGTTCGTAGCGTGGGCTTTGGTTTTGACCAATCGGTTGGCATGCAGGTAGCGGGTGCGGGCATTGATGCGGCACGCCAGCTCATCAGCAGAAAGGTAAAGAAAGTAAAGGTCAAGCTGAACTCGGGTACGCAAATCTTGCTGCGCGACAATAAGCAGAAAAACAGATAA
- the traK gene encoding conjugative transposon protein TraK, whose translation MFTQFKNIDTAFRHIKRFSLFVIVGCVLLSGFAIHKSYEQVEKAQNRIHILYNGKVLEAIASDKKSNLEVELRDHIKTFHHYFFSLSPDDRAIKATISKALYLADESAKKQSDNLQESGYYNNIISANISQEIEIDSTRLDINQYPYAFICYATQKLIRSTSTVSRKLVTQGKVRDIKSQTDNNPHGFLIQQWEILVNQDVPLKP comes from the coding sequence ATGTTTACACAGTTCAAAAATATCGATACGGCCTTTAGGCATATCAAACGGTTCAGTCTCTTTGTGATCGTGGGATGCGTGCTGCTTTCTGGTTTTGCCATCCATAAAAGTTACGAGCAGGTTGAAAAGGCACAGAACCGTATCCACATCCTCTACAATGGCAAGGTACTGGAGGCCATCGCCTCGGATAAAAAGAGCAATCTGGAAGTAGAGTTAAGGGACCATATCAAGACGTTCCACCACTATTTCTTTTCGCTCAGTCCCGATGACAGGGCGATTAAGGCTACCATTTCCAAAGCCCTCTATCTGGCGGACGAATCGGCAAAAAAGCAATCGGACAACCTTCAGGAATCGGGCTACTATAACAACATCATATCGGCCAACATCTCACAGGAAATCGAAATTGACAGTACAAGGCTCGATATCAACCAATATCCCTATGCCTTTATCTGCTATGCAACCCAGAAGCTGATACGCTCCACAAGTACGGTGTCAAGGAAACTGGTGACGCAGGGCAAGGTCAGGGATATCAAATCACAGACCGATAACAATCCACACGGTTTTCTCATACAGCAATGGGAAATATTGGTCAATCAGGACGTACCCCTAAAACCTTAA
- a CDS encoding YWFCY domain-containing protein: MNTGEDIQGLRKITDFTRLISIFILVIHFYLCCYTAFSQWNLTAEITDRLIANIAKTGLFKGIWKPKLAALLLLVVSLIAVKGKKDEKIQHRTIFAYLLTGLLLYLMSMLCLYLYVPPKIIAVSYIIVTAIGYLLILTSGTYLSRLIRDGLNKDVFNSENETFPQEERLLENEYSINLPATYRLKDKVRDSWINFINPFRGMLVAGTPGAGKSYFVIRHIIDQHIKKGFSMFLYDFKFDDLSKIAYNKLLKYSTNYEVKPKFYIINFDDLNRTHRCNPLDPNAMDDITDATEASRTNMIKLDINEVAQNGDTFFSSQDTAYMVFMLIGIVGYFCVPTVANYVVHAGGGNSILGKVNSMGGGLGNWGSNTGSMAGGLAASGAKRAGIAVGGMVSDAFGDGKRQMGGMAETSGQDYFRDKLQGNSKS; this comes from the coding sequence ATGAATACAGGAGAAGATATACAAGGATTAAGGAAGATAACGGATTTTACAAGACTGATCAGCATTTTTATACTGGTCATCCACTTTTACCTATGCTGTTATACAGCATTTTCCCAGTGGAACCTGACGGCCGAAATCACCGACAGGCTGATCGCAAACATTGCCAAAACGGGACTGTTCAAGGGAATATGGAAACCAAAACTGGCCGCATTGCTGTTGCTGGTCGTTTCCCTTATAGCGGTCAAGGGGAAAAAGGATGAGAAGATACAGCACAGGACCATATTCGCTTACCTGTTAACTGGACTTTTATTGTATTTGATGAGCATGTTGTGCCTGTACCTGTATGTTCCGCCAAAAATTATCGCAGTATCTTATATCATCGTTACAGCAATCGGCTATCTCCTCATTCTGACAAGTGGAACCTATCTGAGCAGGCTGATCAGGGACGGTCTCAACAAAGATGTGTTCAACTCTGAGAACGAGACCTTTCCGCAGGAAGAACGGCTTTTGGAGAACGAATATTCCATCAACCTACCCGCCACATATAGGCTTAAGGATAAGGTCAGGGACAGTTGGATCAACTTCATCAATCCCTTTCGGGGTATGCTCGTGGCGGGAACCCCAGGTGCAGGTAAATCCTATTTTGTCATCAGGCACATCATTGACCAGCATATCAAAAAGGGTTTCAGCATGTTTTTGTACGATTTTAAGTTCGACGACCTTTCCAAGATCGCCTATAACAAACTGCTCAAATACAGTACAAATTACGAGGTAAAGCCAAAGTTCTATATTATCAACTTCGATGACCTCAACCGTACCCATCGTTGCAATCCCTTAGACCCCAATGCCATGGACGACATTACCGATGCGACCGAGGCCAGCAGAACTAACATGATCAAACTGGACATCAACGAGGTGGCACAGAACGGCGATACCTTCTTTTCCAGCCAGGATACGGCATACATGGTCTTTATGCTTATCGGAATCGTGGGCTATTTCTGCGTACCTACCGTGGCCAACTATGTTGTACATGCCGGAGGCGGCAATTCGATCTTGGGCAAGGTCAACAGTATGGGCGGCGGATTGGGCAACTGGGGAAGCAATACGGGAAGTATGGCAGGCGGACTTGCCGCCAGTGGTGCCAAACGGGCGGGAATAGCTGTAGGTGGAATGGTATCGGATGCCTTCGGAGATGGCAAGAGGCAGATGGGCGGCATGGCCGAAACCTCGGGACAGGACTATTTCAGGGATAAATTACAGGGCAACTCTAAATCTTAA
- a CDS encoding relaxase/mobilization nuclease domain-containing protein produces the protein MVTKIISGQSIRGLLLYNENKVADKEAKLIMASRFGTELERLDFDAKLARFEHLTFLKPNVKTNAIHIMLNFDRDDKLTLPVYQQIAISYMDKIGFGEQPFLVYQHQDTNHPHLHIVTTNINSDGERMDIHGIGRTVSETARKELEIEYGLIKAEGRQKSEAFAIPPIDIEKVIYGKTPTKRAINNVVSAIMRSYKFTSVAEYNAILKQFNITADRGKQETVMFEKRGLVYSIIDQNGKRIGIPFKASQLTGRPTLDKVEKKFERSREIRKTYRDSIKERIDKVLNSYQSISRNTFISELHKRQIAVVFRNNEQGYTYGATFIDHRTKCAFNGSDLGKSYRAKELIGHFSETDRLKSYLKQPAQTTFIRQPNAEKSFLEPNEQKGLLDIVLGKTDHDLAAPMGRPKKRRKGKKTTQDIQQRL, from the coding sequence ATGGTTACAAAGATAATCAGCGGGCAGAGCATCAGAGGATTGCTGCTCTACAACGAAAACAAGGTTGCAGATAAGGAAGCAAAGCTCATCATGGCCAGCCGATTTGGTACCGAACTGGAAAGATTGGACTTCGATGCCAAACTTGCCCGATTTGAACACCTCACTTTCCTTAAACCAAACGTCAAGACCAACGCCATCCATATCATGCTGAACTTCGACAGGGATGATAAGCTAACACTTCCCGTTTACCAGCAGATTGCCATCAGCTATATGGATAAAATCGGTTTTGGCGAACAGCCCTTTCTTGTCTACCAGCACCAAGATACCAACCATCCGCACCTGCACATCGTGACCACCAATATCAATTCAGATGGAGAAAGAATGGATATCCACGGAATTGGCAGAACGGTATCTGAAACCGCCCGAAAGGAACTGGAAATCGAATATGGGCTGATCAAGGCCGAGGGCAGGCAAAAAAGCGAAGCATTCGCCATCCCGCCCATAGATATCGAAAAGGTGATTTATGGCAAAACGCCCACCAAAAGAGCGATCAACAACGTAGTTTCAGCCATCATGCGCAGCTATAAATTTACCTCTGTTGCCGAATATAACGCTATCCTGAAACAGTTCAATATCACCGCAGACCGTGGCAAGCAGGAAACGGTCATGTTCGAAAAACGTGGGCTGGTCTATTCCATTATTGACCAGAACGGCAAGAGAATCGGCATCCCCTTTAAGGCAAGCCAGCTTACTGGCAGACCAACCCTGGATAAGGTAGAAAAGAAATTTGAACGAAGCAGGGAAATCAGAAAAACGTATAGGGACAGCATCAAAGAGCGTATTGATAAAGTGCTGAATAGCTACCAATCGATAAGCAGGAATACCTTCATCTCCGAACTGCACAAACGACAGATTGCTGTAGTGTTCAGGAACAATGAACAGGGATATACCTACGGTGCGACGTTTATCGACCACCGTACCAAATGTGCCTTTAACGGCAGTGATTTGGGCAAGAGCTATAGAGCAAAGGAACTGATCGGACATTTTTCTGAAACCGACAGGCTGAAAAGCTATCTCAAACAGCCCGCCCAAACGACATTCATCAGGCAGCCCAATGCCGAGAAATCCTTTCTGGAACCAAATGAACAAAAAGGCCTGCTTGACATCGTGCTCGGCAAGACCGACCATGATCTGGCTGCCCCAATGGGAAGGCCGAAGAAGCGTAGAAAGGGCAAAAAAACCACACAGGACATACAACAGCGCCTTTAA
- the mobC gene encoding plasmid mobilization relaxosome protein MobC, with the protein MSMKAANKDSDKLIHSIRTRVNKETYQKLESLLANSTCQSIGELARKLITREKINCTYRDITMNAPMEELTSIRKELKAIGININQITRTFNQEKTRENNRQNYIMQITELYRKVDIKVERLLILISQLTEKWLQR; encoded by the coding sequence ATGAGCATGAAAGCAGCCAATAAGGATAGCGACAAACTGATCCATTCCATTAGGACAAGGGTAAATAAGGAGACCTACCAAAAACTGGAAAGCCTACTTGCAAACAGCACCTGCCAAAGCATCGGTGAACTTGCCCGAAAGCTCATCACAAGGGAAAAGATCAACTGCACGTACAGGGACATTACCATGAACGCCCCAATGGAAGAACTCACCAGCATCCGCAAAGAGCTCAAGGCCATCGGCATCAACATTAACCAGATTACTCGGACGTTCAACCAGGAAAAGACCAGAGAAAACAACAGGCAAAATTATATCATGCAGATAACGGAGCTCTACAGAAAGGTTGATATCAAGGTCGAAAGACTGCTGATACTGATTTCCCAGCTTACCGAAAAATGGTTACAAAGATAA
- a CDS encoding helix-turn-helix domain-containing protein: protein MANIEFITKEDLEQFKQELFSELRRPGQKLHKNSEQKEWLKSYEVRKLLSISPGTLQSLRDSGTLKFSKVGGLMFYKYDDVAALIDGKAKSNRLMR, encoded by the coding sequence ATGGCAAATATCGAATTTATAACCAAAGAAGATCTGGAACAGTTTAAACAGGAACTGTTCTCCGAATTAAGAAGACCAGGGCAAAAGCTGCACAAAAACAGCGAGCAAAAAGAGTGGCTGAAAAGCTATGAAGTTCGTAAACTATTGAGCATTTCACCTGGAACCTTACAGAGCCTCCGTGACTCTGGCACCCTTAAATTTAGCAAGGTTGGTGGCCTTATGTTCTATAAGTACGATGACGTGGCGGCATTGATAGATGGAAAAGCTAAATCCAATAGACTTATGCGATAA
- a CDS encoding HNH endonuclease: MPDQNFTSDDLIWTKNVKRDGGNSWAYTEPEINVGSVFYLNWPRGHRNMGKTDAEKVKINELILIFQTVNRHSGYPAGTYLTHIVTPVDKKSATDETGSHPFKRLVTVVARAEKPIPKPPEFDFREPNRGWACSLDTIKPFSRFNIKASFREKQRIFWELFDNKDPKLKQTNIRAIELADSEQSDGSLEGAEKYLIGLHKYYERDPKIIRDKKKLAEADGILFCEVCKFDFSERYGLHGSGFIECHHRTPIAGNGERKTRVEDLALVCSNCHRMLHRKNANNDFYTVEELQGIYLSNR; encoded by the coding sequence ATGCCAGATCAAAATTTTACATCTGATGACTTGATATGGACCAAAAACGTCAAACGAGATGGTGGTAATTCTTGGGCTTACACAGAGCCAGAGATTAATGTCGGATCTGTTTTTTACCTCAATTGGCCTAGAGGTCATAGAAATATGGGTAAAACTGATGCTGAAAAAGTTAAAATCAATGAACTCATATTGATTTTCCAGACAGTAAATAGGCATTCTGGTTATCCAGCTGGTACTTATCTGACTCATATTGTAACACCAGTGGACAAGAAATCTGCTACGGATGAAACAGGATCTCATCCATTTAAGCGTTTAGTTACTGTTGTAGCTAGAGCAGAAAAACCTATTCCTAAACCTCCAGAATTTGACTTTCGTGAACCCAATCGCGGCTGGGCCTGTAGTCTTGACACTATAAAACCTTTTTCACGGTTTAATATAAAAGCTTCCTTTAGAGAAAAACAACGGATATTTTGGGAATTATTCGACAATAAAGATCCTAAGCTTAAGCAAACGAATATTAGGGCAATTGAATTAGCTGACAGTGAACAATCAGATGGTTCACTCGAAGGTGCGGAAAAATATCTAATAGGTCTCCATAAATATTATGAACGTGATCCAAAGATTATAAGAGATAAAAAAAAATTGGCAGAGGCTGATGGTATTCTGTTCTGTGAAGTATGTAAATTTGATTTCTCAGAAAGATATGGCTTGCATGGGAGTGGATTTATAGAATGTCACCACAGGACACCAATTGCCGGTAATGGGGAACGAAAAACTAGAGTTGAAGACTTGGCACTGGTTTGCTCAAATTGCCACCGAATGCTACATAGAAAAAATGCAAATAACGATTTTTATACTGTTGAAGAATTACAGGGCATTTATCTGTCTAACAGATGA
- a CDS encoding HNH endonuclease, giving the protein MAISDKARKFLWAKSGNRCAICKTELITNEDKSSDFNIGEECHIISSKPNGPRHIHGLKEYDNFENLILLCRNHHKQIDELTDTYTEEILRYIKANHENWVRSTITNAIEDTSQNEKPRFLAQVTSGKELFNIINEAHGYRTDYDEVKDEEEMNYIAGIIQSFVDYGDISGMVEAYDKVRMAYDLQKLLDELDEKGFMVFADRGLEPMFSENPRSSKWTVATILLKKKENPEIIKVEFNGKEDAK; this is encoded by the coding sequence ATGGCGATCTCCGACAAAGCAAGAAAATTTTTATGGGCTAAATCTGGCAATAGATGTGCAATTTGTAAAACAGAATTAATAACGAATGAAGATAAATCAAGCGATTTTAATATAGGAGAAGAATGCCACATAATTAGTTCAAAACCAAATGGACCGAGACACATACACGGTCTAAAGGAGTATGACAATTTTGAAAATTTAATTCTATTATGCAGGAATCATCACAAGCAGATAGATGAGCTTACTGATACTTATACAGAGGAAATATTGCGCTACATAAAGGCAAACCACGAAAACTGGGTGAGGTCAACAATAACGAATGCCATTGAGGATACTTCTCAAAATGAAAAACCTCGTTTTTTAGCGCAAGTAACGTCAGGAAAAGAGTTGTTTAATATTATTAATGAAGCTCATGGCTATCGAACGGATTATGACGAGGTTAAAGATGAAGAAGAAATGAACTACATCGCAGGTATCATACAATCATTTGTTGATTATGGAGATATAAGTGGAATGGTAGAAGCTTATGATAAGGTCAGAATGGCTTACGATCTTCAAAAGTTATTGGATGAACTAGATGAAAAGGGATTCATGGTTTTTGCTGATAGAGGGCTCGAACCAATGTTTTCTGAGAATCCCAGAAGTTCTAAATGGACAGTGGCTACAATCCTTTTGAAGAAAAAAGAAAATCCGGAGATCATAAAAGTAGAATTCAACGGCAAGGAAGACGCTAAATGA